A stretch of Sulfitobacter sp. THAF37 DNA encodes these proteins:
- the atpA gene encoding F0F1 ATP synthase subunit alpha, producing the protein MGIQAAEISAILKDQIKNFGQEAEVAEVGRVLSVGDGIARVYGLDNVQAGEMVEFPGGIQGMALNLESDNVGVVIFGSDRDITEGDVVKRTNSIVDVPIGDELLGRVVDGLGNPIDGKGPINASQRGIADVKAPGIIPRKSVHEPMATGLKAVDSMIPIGRGQRELIIGDRQTGKTAVALDAMLNQQQVNEAADGDESKKMYCVYVAIGQKRSTVAQLVKKLEDTGALAYSIVVAATASEPAPMQFLAPYAATAMAEYFRDNGRHALIVYDDLSKQAVSYRQMSLLLRRPPGREAYPGDVFYLHSRLLERSAKLGDDAGNGSLTALPIIETQGGDVSAFIPTNVISITDGQIFLETELFYQGIRPAVNTGLSVSRVGSSAQTKAMSSVAGPVKLSLAQYREMAAFAQFGSDLDAATQRLLNRGARLTELMKQPQYSPLSNAEIVCVIYAGTHGYLDNLDVSKVGRWEQGLLSHLRSKNADLLKDITNNDRKVKDELEEKIKAALDAYAADFA; encoded by the coding sequence ATGGGTATCCAAGCCGCAGAGATTTCTGCAATCCTGAAGGACCAGATCAAGAATTTCGGTCAAGAGGCCGAAGTGGCCGAAGTTGGTCGCGTGCTGTCCGTCGGTGACGGTATCGCCCGCGTCTACGGGCTGGACAACGTGCAGGCCGGCGAGATGGTCGAGTTTCCCGGCGGCATTCAGGGCATGGCCCTGAACCTTGAATCCGACAACGTCGGCGTCGTGATCTTCGGTTCTGACCGGGACATCACGGAAGGCGACGTCGTCAAGCGCACCAACTCCATCGTGGACGTGCCAATCGGTGATGAACTGCTGGGCCGCGTCGTGGACGGCCTGGGCAACCCGATCGACGGCAAAGGCCCGATCAACGCCAGCCAGCGCGGCATCGCCGACGTCAAGGCGCCGGGCATCATCCCGCGTAAATCCGTGCACGAACCCATGGCGACCGGCCTGAAGGCTGTCGACTCCATGATCCCGATCGGCCGCGGCCAGCGCGAGCTGATCATCGGCGACCGTCAGACCGGCAAAACCGCCGTCGCACTCGACGCGATGCTGAACCAGCAGCAGGTCAACGAAGCCGCCGATGGCGACGAAAGCAAGAAGATGTACTGCGTCTACGTCGCGATCGGCCAGAAGCGTTCGACCGTGGCGCAGCTGGTGAAAAAGCTCGAAGACACCGGCGCTCTGGCCTATTCCATCGTTGTCGCCGCGACCGCGTCCGAGCCTGCGCCGATGCAGTTCCTGGCCCCCTACGCCGCGACCGCGATGGCAGAGTACTTCCGCGACAACGGCCGCCACGCGCTGATCGTCTACGATGACCTGTCCAAGCAGGCCGTGTCCTATCGCCAGATGTCCCTGCTACTGCGCCGCCCGCCGGGCCGCGAAGCCTATCCGGGCGACGTTTTCTACCTGCACTCCCGCCTGCTGGAGCGGTCGGCGAAGCTGGGCGACGATGCCGGAAACGGCTCGCTGACCGCGCTGCCGATCATCGAAACCCAGGGCGGCGACGTGTCGGCCTTTATTCCGACCAACGTGATCTCGATCACCGACGGCCAGATCTTCCTGGAAACGGAACTGTTCTACCAGGGCATCCGCCCCGCCGTGAACACCGGTCTGTCGGTGTCTCGCGTGGGGTCGTCCGCTCAGACCAAGGCGATGTCCTCGGTCGCGGGTCCGGTGAAACTGTCGCTGGCCCAGTACCGCGAGATGGCCGCCTTTGCCCAGTTCGGTTCCGACCTCGACGCCGCGACCCAGCGCCTGCTGAACCGCGGTGCGCGTCTGACCGAGCTGATGAAGCAGCCGCAGTATTCGCCGCTGTCGAACGCCGAGATCGTCTGCGTCATCTACGCGGGCACGCACGGCTACCTCGACAATCTGGACGTGTCCAAAGTCGGCCGCTGGGAGCAGGGCCTGCTGTCGCACCTGCGCTCCAAGAACGCCGATCTGCTCAAGGACATCACCAACAATGACCGCAAGGTGAAAGACGAGCTCGAAGAAAAGATCAAAGCCGCGCTCGACGCTTACGCCGCAGACTTCGCTTAA
- a CDS encoding F0F1 ATP synthase subunit delta: MSETASISTGIAQRYASAVYDLAKDGDKVKDIESDLDALSDALNDSEDFRDLISSPVYTRAQQGQAIEAIAKKMSLSGIMANTLALMATKRRLFVLPQLIKTLRARIADDKGEVVADVISAKALTKTQSDKLAKSLTANTGKTVTLQTTVDESLIGGLIVKVGSKMIDTSIRSKLNSLQNVMKEVG, translated from the coding sequence GTGTCCGAAACAGCTTCGATTTCCACCGGTATCGCACAGCGTTACGCGTCAGCGGTCTATGATCTGGCCAAGGACGGCGACAAGGTCAAAGACATCGAATCCGATCTCGATGCGCTGAGCGACGCCCTGAACGACAGCGAAGATTTTCGCGATCTGATCAGCTCGCCTGTCTACACCCGCGCCCAGCAGGGCCAGGCGATCGAGGCCATCGCGAAAAAGATGAGCCTGTCGGGGATCATGGCGAACACGCTGGCGCTGATGGCGACCAAACGCCGCCTTTTCGTCCTGCCGCAGCTGATCAAGACGCTGCGCGCCCGGATCGCCGATGACAAGGGCGAAGTCGTCGCTGACGTGATTTCGGCCAAGGCGCTGACCAAGACGCAGTCCGACAAACTTGCCAAGTCGCTGACCGCCAATACCGGCAAGACCGTAACGCTTCAAACGACCGTTGATGAAAGCCTCATCGGCGGTCTTATCGTCAAAGTGGGCTCCAAGATGATCGACACGTCGATCCGCTCGAAGCTCAATTCCCTCCAGAACGTAATGAAAGAGGTCGGATAA
- a CDS encoding methyltransferase domain-containing protein yields the protein MHLDVQDLRNFYYRSTLGRAAQKSLRTRMLGLWPEAKGQTVVGFGFAAPLLRPYLAEARRVMTLMPAPQGVMPWPAGMPNTSVLTEETLWPLETGRVDKLVLLHGLETSERPSDLLEECWRVLGPGGKALFIVPNRAGLWARRDRTPFGYGRPYSPGQLDAQLRRHQFIPERQVGALYQIPSQQRIWMKSAGLFERFGRHTPTILAGGAFMVEATKQVYPPKGRTQRQRKRVSVLDGLTEPAVGSARAHRA from the coding sequence ATGCATCTTGATGTCCAGGACCTGCGCAACTTCTACTACCGCAGCACGCTCGGGCGGGCCGCGCAGAAATCGTTGCGGACCCGAATGCTGGGCCTCTGGCCGGAGGCCAAGGGGCAGACCGTGGTCGGCTTTGGTTTCGCCGCGCCCCTGCTGCGGCCCTATCTGGCCGAGGCGCGGCGGGTGATGACGCTGATGCCCGCGCCACAGGGCGTCATGCCGTGGCCCGCGGGCATGCCCAATACCTCGGTCCTGACCGAAGAAACCCTCTGGCCGCTGGAGACCGGGCGCGTGGACAAGCTGGTGCTGCTGCACGGGCTTGAGACGTCCGAGCGGCCCTCGGACCTGCTGGAGGAATGCTGGCGGGTGCTGGGGCCGGGGGGCAAGGCGCTGTTCATCGTGCCGAACCGCGCGGGCCTCTGGGCGCGACGGGACCGGACGCCGTTTGGCTACGGGCGGCCGTATTCGCCGGGGCAGCTGGACGCGCAGCTGCGCAGGCATCAGTTCATCCCCGAGCGGCAGGTGGGCGCGCTCTACCAGATACCGTCGCAGCAGCGGATCTGGATGAAGTCCGCAGGCCTGTTCGAACGCTTCGGCCGCCACACGCCCACGATCCTCGCGGGCGGCGCTTTCATGGTGGAGGCGACCAAGCAGGTCTATCCGCCCAAGGGCCGGACCCAGAGGCAGCGCAAGCGTGTCAGCGTGCTGGACGGTCTGACTGAACCTGCCGTGGGCAGCGCCCGCGCGCACCGGGCCTGA
- the gloB gene encoding hydroxyacylglutathione hydrolase, whose protein sequence is MPFDLITVPCLSDNYAYLLHDRKTGETACIDVPEAGPIKAALEDHGWTLSQVWLTHHHWDHVDGLSDLLADHHASVVGAAADAHRMPELNVSVKEGDTVKLGDLSARVIDVSGHTVGHIAFYVEAANAAFTADSLMALGCGRLFEGTPQQMWGSMQKLMELPAETTICSGHEYTASNAKFALTVDPENSALISRAEAVEDARAKGVPTVPSKLSTELETNPFLRPADPGIRATLGMPDASDSDVFAEIRRRKDDF, encoded by the coding sequence ATGCCCTTTGATCTGATTACCGTTCCCTGCCTGTCTGACAATTACGCCTATCTCCTGCATGACCGGAAAACCGGCGAGACCGCCTGCATTGACGTGCCGGAGGCCGGACCGATCAAGGCGGCGCTGGAGGATCACGGCTGGACCTTGTCGCAGGTCTGGCTGACGCACCATCACTGGGATCATGTGGACGGGTTGTCCGACCTGCTGGCCGACCACCATGCGTCGGTCGTGGGGGCGGCTGCGGACGCGCACCGGATGCCGGAACTGAACGTGTCGGTCAAGGAAGGCGACACCGTGAAACTGGGCGATCTGTCGGCACGGGTGATCGACGTGTCCGGGCATACCGTGGGCCATATCGCCTTTTACGTCGAAGCCGCCAACGCCGCCTTTACCGCCGACAGCCTGATGGCACTGGGCTGTGGCCGCCTGTTCGAGGGAACGCCGCAGCAGATGTGGGGCTCCATGCAGAAGCTGATGGAACTGCCTGCCGAGACCACCATTTGCTCTGGCCACGAATATACCGCATCCAACGCGAAATTCGCGCTGACCGTTGATCCGGAGAACTCAGCACTTATATCCAGGGCTGAAGCCGTCGAAGATGCCCGCGCCAAGGGCGTGCCGACGGTGCCGTCGAAACTTTCAACCGAACTCGAAACCAATCCCTTTCTGCGCCCCGCCGACCCCGGCATCCGCGCGACACTGGGGATGCCGGACGCCTCTGACAGCGATGTGTTTGCGGAAATCCGCAGGCGCAAGGACGACTTCTGA